One part of the Streptomyces nigra genome encodes these proteins:
- a CDS encoding Fpg/Nei family DNA glycosylase, which translates to MPEGHTIHRLAQDYAAAFRGTSPRVTSPQGKFSDAAALLDGAELTRTDAHGKHLFLGFRDTDWVHIHLGLFGKVNFGPAPAPPPTDTVRLRLANPTAYVDLRGPTTCALITGTEKTAVHDRLGPDPLRPDADPQQAYRRISRSRTSIAALLMDQKVVAGVGNVYRAEVLFRHGIDPYRAGRDITPAQWDAIWADLVALMREGVRKNRIDTVRPEHTPEAMGRPPRVDDHGGEVYVYRRANQPCHLCGGEIRTAGLAARNLFWCPGCQTP; encoded by the coding sequence GTGCCTGAGGGGCACACCATCCACCGGCTGGCCCAGGACTACGCCGCCGCCTTCCGCGGCACGTCACCCCGGGTCACCAGCCCCCAGGGCAAGTTCTCCGACGCCGCGGCCCTTCTGGACGGCGCCGAGCTCACCCGCACCGACGCCCACGGCAAGCACCTCTTCCTGGGCTTCCGCGACACCGACTGGGTCCACATCCACCTCGGCCTCTTCGGCAAGGTGAACTTCGGCCCCGCTCCCGCGCCGCCGCCCACGGACACCGTCCGGCTGCGCCTCGCGAACCCCACCGCCTACGTCGATCTGCGCGGACCCACCACCTGCGCCCTGATCACCGGCACGGAGAAGACGGCCGTCCACGACCGCCTCGGCCCTGACCCGCTGCGCCCCGACGCCGACCCGCAGCAGGCGTACCGGCGGATCTCCCGCAGCCGTACGTCCATCGCGGCTCTGCTCATGGACCAGAAGGTCGTCGCCGGCGTCGGCAACGTCTACCGGGCCGAGGTCCTCTTCCGGCACGGCATCGACCCCTACCGGGCCGGCCGGGACATCACCCCGGCCCAGTGGGACGCGATCTGGGCGGACCTCGTCGCGCTGATGCGCGAGGGAGTCCGCAAAAACCGCATCGACACCGTCCGCCCCGAGCACACCCCGGAGGCGATGGGCCGCCCGCCGCGCGTCGACGACCACGGCGGCGAGGTCTACGTCTACCGCAGGGCGAACCAGCCCTGTCACCTCTGCGGCGGCGAGATCCGCACCGCCGGCCTCGCCGCCCGCAACCTCTTCTGGTGCCCGGGCTGTCAGACGCCCTGA
- a CDS encoding GNAT family N-acetyltransferase, which yields MVKESAGDTGGLRPRPLRQDEWDIWYDTLLRAFGGIPEAAEERELYRSLTEVEHSLGVWDGDACVGTAGAFSFRMAVPGGAVVPAAGVTMVGVAATHRRRGVLTSMMRRQLDDVRASGRSLAVLTASEPAIYGRFGYGVGTFAASAEIDTSRVRLSVPPGTDDVRLRYAVPADVLDACEAVYAAKVPRRPGMLARQPGWERVGLLDPEGERGGASPLQCVVAERDGAVVGFARYAVQPEWGHGGPDGIVRVRDLYGLGPAAEAALWRFLFDLDLTSKVVTRSRPVDEAWQYQVSDIRRCELRVKDALHIRLVDVGAALEARTYQTPVDVVLEVEDAFCPWNSGRWRLSGDGKGASCERTADAADLALSVRELGSAYLGGVGLRALGEAGRVRELRQGALEEAASAFASTVAPWLPHGF from the coding sequence ATGGTGAAAGAGAGCGCGGGCGACACGGGCGGACTTCGGCCACGGCCGTTGCGGCAGGACGAGTGGGACATCTGGTACGACACCCTGCTGCGTGCCTTCGGCGGGATCCCGGAGGCGGCCGAGGAGCGGGAACTCTACCGGTCCCTGACCGAGGTCGAACACTCCCTCGGTGTCTGGGACGGGGACGCGTGCGTGGGCACGGCCGGGGCGTTCAGCTTCCGGATGGCCGTGCCCGGCGGGGCGGTCGTGCCGGCGGCCGGTGTGACGATGGTCGGCGTGGCCGCCACGCACCGGCGGCGCGGTGTGCTGACGTCGATGATGCGCCGCCAGCTCGACGACGTCCGCGCCTCTGGCCGTTCGCTGGCGGTGCTGACCGCCTCGGAACCGGCGATCTACGGCCGGTTCGGCTACGGCGTCGGCACCTTCGCCGCGAGCGCCGAGATCGACACGTCCCGGGTCCGGCTGTCGGTGCCGCCGGGCACCGATGACGTACGGCTGAGGTACGCCGTACCGGCCGACGTCCTCGACGCGTGCGAGGCGGTGTACGCGGCGAAGGTGCCGCGCCGGCCGGGGATGCTGGCACGGCAGCCGGGCTGGGAGCGGGTCGGGCTGCTGGACCCGGAGGGCGAGCGCGGGGGCGCGTCGCCGCTGCAGTGCGTGGTGGCGGAGCGGGACGGCGCGGTCGTCGGGTTCGCGCGCTACGCGGTGCAGCCGGAGTGGGGGCACGGCGGGCCCGACGGGATCGTGCGGGTGCGGGACCTCTACGGCCTGGGCCCGGCCGCGGAGGCGGCGTTGTGGCGGTTCCTGTTCGACCTCGATCTGACGTCGAAGGTGGTGACGCGGTCGCGGCCGGTGGACGAGGCGTGGCAGTACCAGGTCTCGGACATCCGGCGGTGCGAGCTCCGGGTGAAGGACGCCCTGCACATACGGCTGGTGGACGTGGGCGCGGCGCTGGAGGCGCGGACCTACCAGACCCCGGTGGACGTCGTGTTGGAGGTCGAGGACGCCTTCTGCCCCTGGAACAGCGGGCGTTGGCGGCTCAGCGGCGACGGCAAGGGCGCGTCGTGCGAGCGTACGGCGGACGCCGCCGATCTCGCCCTGTCCGTACGGGAGTTGGGGTCGGCGTATCTCGGCGGGGTGGGCCTGCGGGCGCTGGGCGAGGCCGGACGGGTGCGGGAGCTGCGGCAGGGGGCGCTGGAGGAGGCGGCGTCGGCCTTCGCGTCCACGGTGGCGCCCTGGCTGCCGCACGGCTTCTGA
- a CDS encoding ribose-5-phosphate isomerase → MRVYLGSDHAGFELKNHLVDWLKAAGHDPVDCGPHIYDAQDDYPPFCLRAAERTAADPEALGIVIGGSGNGEQIAANKVKGVRAALAWSEETAALGRQHNNANVVAVGARMHTTEEATKFVETFLGTPYSGEDRHTRRIEMLSAYETTGELPPIPAHHPQQEQ, encoded by the coding sequence ATGCGCGTGTATCTCGGCTCCGACCATGCGGGCTTCGAACTCAAGAACCACCTCGTCGACTGGCTGAAGGCCGCCGGTCACGACCCGGTGGACTGCGGGCCCCACATCTACGACGCCCAGGACGACTACCCGCCCTTCTGCCTCCGCGCGGCGGAGCGGACGGCCGCGGACCCCGAGGCGCTCGGCATCGTGATCGGCGGCTCCGGCAACGGCGAGCAGATCGCGGCGAACAAGGTGAAGGGCGTCCGCGCGGCGCTCGCCTGGAGCGAGGAGACGGCGGCGCTCGGCCGTCAGCACAACAACGCCAACGTCGTGGCCGTCGGCGCGCGCATGCACACCACCGAGGAGGCGACGAAGTTCGTCGAGACCTTCCTCGGCACCCCGTACTCGGGTGAGGACCGTCACACCCGCCGGATCGAGATGCTCAGCGCCTACGAGACCACGGGCGAGCTCCCCCCGATCCCGGCCCACCACCCGCAGCAGGAGCAGTAA